The Paenibacillus sp. RC334 nucleotide sequence AATAACAAAGCGACCTGTTGGATTAATGTAATACTTGGTTTGCTCATCCAGCAATTCCGCAGGAACAACTGGCAAAATAACCTTTTCCTTGATGTCTGCCTGAATTTGCTCCAACGTAGTATCTTCTGCATGCTGCGTAGAAACTACAATGGCATCAATACGAATTGGCTTTCCATTTTCATACTCTACCGTTACCTGGGTTTTACCATCCGGGCGAAGGTACTTTAATGTTCCATCCTTGCGCACTTCGGCCAAGCGGCGTGCAATACGGTGAGACATTGCGATAGGCAACGGCATCAACTCAGGTGTTTCATTCGTAGCAAAACCGAACATCAACCCTTGATCGCCTGCTCCAATGTTTTCCGTTTCTTTATCTACTTCAGCAGGATCACGGCTTTCCAGAGCAGCGTTAACCCCTTGAGCGATGTCCGGCGATTGTTCATTCAAAGAAGTCAATACAGCGCAAGTATTATAATCAAAGCCGTATTTCGCACGTGTATAGCCAATTTCCTTAATCGTATTGCGTACAATGGATGGAATATCCACGTATTCCGATTTGGAGCTGATTTCACCAATGACGAGAACGAGACCAGTAGCTACTGATACTTCACACGCTACCCGTGCATTAGGGTCGTTAGCCAAAAAGGCGTCCAATACGGCGTCGGAAATCTGATCACAGATTTTATCCGGATGACCTTCTGTTACAGATTCAGACGTAAACAAATGACGGCCTTTTACAGACATGAATTTCAACCTCCCACAATTAAAATACATGAGGACTTATATAAAATCCTGACATGGCAATGGCACTAGCCAGACACTCTCACGCCAACATGTGGCCGGAAAATGACTTCTATACCTGATTAACAAAAAATGAACCTTTTCCGGTAGGAAAAGGTTGCGTACAAGCCTCAAATGCCATGATATCCTATTTAAAACAAGGTGTCAATTCATATCACCCAATTACAAAGCGCCAAACTAAGGCAAATTGACAAGAGTTAAATTTCTGATTCACATGAGGATAGCCTTATTTTTAAAAACGATTGCACGTCAAAATCAGTAAAAATTATTGCAACTTACAAGGTACCAAATTCAGATAAGCTGCGTTCGGCAGATTGTACCAATCGCTTGGTAATTTCACCACCTACAGAGCCATTCTGTCTTGATGTCAAATCGCGCCACTCCACATTTGCGTTTCCTTTAAACTCGCCCAACTCCGCAGCAAACTCACTGTCTGCACTCGGATGTATATGCGCATATTGGGGATTATAAACAGGAAGCCCAAACTCAGCAGCAATTTCATACTTCAAATCATGTAATCTGGTACGGCTTTCGGGAATCAATCGTCTTTGACCTCTTGATGCCATCGTACACACCTCCATCAATTGTATTTTCTTTCATGAGGTTAGTGTGCAGCGTTTGGAGTCAGCTTAGCCAAGAACAATTTTCTATCCTAAGAAGTATTTACGAAAAAGAACATTCCAACATACAACCTATTGGAGAGTATAACCGCCACGTACCATGACGACCAGGCCAAACTTCTGGCCTTCTTTTACCTGAATACCTCTTCCTTCTCTAGGAAAGGATAGTAAATGATTTTTCTCAACCGCCTGATTATGGACAATTTCTGTTCCAGAAGTGATATCAATAGCTCCGCTGGCATCCATAGTATAAACAACAGCATTCCCGTTACGTAAAATAAATTCCGCTCCAACTTTGGCAATCAGCTTTTGACCAGGCTTTACATCAACAACCTTCAATTCCTCGGTCTGTTCCACAGCTGTGGAAGCTTTACCTGAGCTAGAAGCTCCAGCTGTCGTGGCGTTAGAAGTAGCGTTTGTGGTGGGGGCTGCTGAGCTAGTCGTTTTACTATTAGTGCTACTTGCTGATGCTCCACCTTTGATTGCCGCAGCGATTTTCTGGTCAACATAGCTTTTGGTTACGACTGGATCATCAGCTGTACCTGGTTGTCCGGAGCTGGAGGCTCCATTAACTGAGTTGTTCATTAAGGAGCCTGCAACTATCCCTCCTCCAAGCAAAACTGCTGCCAGCGATACTTTGTAGCGTGATTTCATGTAAATCCTCCTACAGCAGGTTAATGCATCTGTAAAAAAAAATTATATTAGCATTATTATTGGCTTGCTCCAGAAGAACCGCCTTGCATAGCCCAAGGCTTGTCATAAGCCAGCTTCAACGTATCAATACTTGTAACTAAATCCTCAGCTTGTTGTTCTGCGGTAGTCACTTTCAGATTGGCTTCATAAACCTGGAGCTCGGTCGCCAAACCTACATCAAATTGCTTCTTAGCCATATCGGCCGCACTTCTAGCACTCACCAAACCAGCTTGAATCTGTGAGTACTGACTTTCTAATGCTTTGATGTTGTTATAAATTGTTCTTACGGCTTCTTCGAGTTGTCTCTTTGTGCCTTCTGTTGCATACTGAGCTTTTTCAACATTAAGTTGTTCAGCTTCATAAGGCGTGTTTCCTGAAGCACTAAAATTGTAAAGCCTCAGGCTCAATTCGGCCAAATCCACTTTTTGCTCACTTAACCAAATGGCAGTGCTGCTGGTAAGTACTTGGCTTACTTTTGTCTCTACATTATCTTTAAATTCAGAATAGACAGGCTTATCCTTCAATTCATAACGTTGCTCTGGCTTGTAGCCAATCACTTGATTCAAAGATACATATGCACTATCCAGATCTTTTTTAGCCTTTTCTAAAGCAGCTTGATTCTGAGTTAACTGATTAGTTGCTTGTGTAACCTCATAGTCACTTGACATTTGATTATCTCTTTTAATTTGTACAACCTTAAGCTTGCGCTCAGCATCTTCAATATTCAATGCAGCCAGCTTAACTGCATTTTGCTTTTGAAGGAGCTTGTTATAAAGATCCTTCACGTTGTATTGAATACCTTCCTTAGTCATGTCCAAATTCTTTTTTGCAGCCTCATAGTTAAGGTTGGTTTGAGCATAACCCTTAAAAGCTTTATCAGAAGCTTCAACGCCTGCCTCAGCAGGAACAAAGTCGATATTCTTACCTGCTTCTTTCATAATTTTCCCAGTTTGATCAATATTCGTTTCTGCTGTTTTAACTGAGGTACTATCAACTACAGCCAGTTTAACTGCATCATCATAGGTCAAAGAATCATTATAGTAGGTATCATAAGTAACTTTAGTCACAGGAGATGTGAAAGGCTTACTGGATAAGCTGTTGGTTTGACCATCAGTAGTGCTTCCATCAGCTTGATTTGAAATAGTTACTGTCCGTGTAGTCTTATCCCAATTTACTTTGGCGCCTAATGATTGGCTCACAAAGCGCAGAGGAACGAGCACTTGACCCTTTTGAATTTGAGTAGCTACATCGAGTTGTACAGGAGCACTATTCTTATAAGCAAGTTTAGAACCCACATTTAAAGTTAACGTATCATCATTTTTGGATGCAATTACTTTTTTAGCTTTGCTATCCCACTCCACTTGTGCTCCCAGGCTTTCAAAAACGCCGCGAAGAGGCACTAAGGTTGTATTTTGACTAATCACTGGTGACTGTGTATATTGCTGAGCTACACCGTTAATAATAACCTTTATATCACTTGTTTGAGCCCCTGCAAGATTGGCAAATGCAGAAGAAAGAACCAATGTGGAAAGTACCGCCACTCCAAAACGTTTCATAATTTCTCTCCTTTGTCAATAAGGCTAATAAAAGAAAAGGGCTCCAAAAGGAACCCTCTTCTCATCTAATTCAGTTAACTCAAAAGAGTTGCTCTTAAATTAGTTTTTGTTTTCAACAGTAACTGTTTTTGCAGTTGCATCATAAGTGATGGATGCATCCAGCGCTCTGCTCACCCAAGCGATTGGCAGTACAGTACGGTTTTTGTTAGTCACAGCTTTAACGTCCATACGAATCACAGAACCGTTAACAGTCAACAGGTTTGTGTTCAGTTTGATTTGAGCAACAGTGCTACCTTTGATCAGGGTAACTGTGGAAGTTGCTTTGTCAAACAGGATGTTTTGTTGGGATACACCCAGAGCTTCAGCTGCATAACGTACTGGCAAGTAAGTGCGTCCGTTTTCAGCATAAGGAGCTACTTCTGCTGTTTTACTTTGACCATCTACAGTGTAAGAAGTGCTTCCCAGTGTGAAGACAGCTTTAGTACTAGTAGCACCTGGAGCTGGAGTTCCAACAGTTGCGATTGCTGTTTCAGCAGCTGCAGTGTTGTTGTCTTTCCAGTTTTGAGTGTTGTCAGATGCGCCTTTGTATGCAGTGTAAGATACTGCGCTACCTTTCAGCTTAGCTACGATGTCGCCTTGAG carries:
- the metK gene encoding methionine adenosyltransferase, giving the protein MSVKGRHLFTSESVTEGHPDKICDQISDAVLDAFLANDPNARVACEVSVATGLVLVIGEISSKSEYVDIPSIVRNTIKEIGYTRAKYGFDYNTCAVLTSLNEQSPDIAQGVNAALESRDPAEVDKETENIGAGDQGLMFGFATNETPELMPLPIAMSHRIARRLAEVRKDGTLKYLRPDGKTQVTVEYENGKPIRIDAIVVSTQHAEDTTLEQIQADIKEKVILPVVPAELLDEQTKYYINPTGRFVIGGPQGDAGLTGRKIIVDTYGGYARHGGGAFSGKDPTKVDRSAAYAARYVAKNLVAAGLADKVEIQLAYAIGVATPVSISVDTYGTGKVSDEKLVELIRNNFDLRPTGIIRMLNLRRPIYKQTAAYGHFGRTDLDVPWESIDKADALRVQAGL
- a CDS encoding stalk domain-containing protein; translated protein: MKRFGVAVLSTLVLSSAFANLAGAQTSDIKVIINGVAQQYTQSPVISQNTTLVPLRGVFESLGAQVEWDSKAKKVIASKNDDTLTLNVGSKLAYKNSAPVQLDVATQIQKGQVLVPLRFVSQSLGAKVNWDKTTRTVTISNQADGSTTDGQTNSLSSKPFTSPVTKVTYDTYYNDSLTYDDAVKLAVVDSTSVKTAETNIDQTGKIMKEAGKNIDFVPAEAGVEASDKAFKGYAQTNLNYEAAKKNLDMTKEGIQYNVKDLYNKLLQKQNAVKLAALNIEDAERKLKVVQIKRDNQMSSDYEVTQATNQLTQNQAALEKAKKDLDSAYVSLNQVIGYKPEQRYELKDKPVYSEFKDNVETKVSQVLTSSTAIWLSEQKVDLAELSLRLYNFSASGNTPYEAEQLNVEKAQYATEGTKRQLEEAVRTIYNNIKALESQYSQIQAGLVSARSAADMAKKQFDVGLATELQVYEANLKVTTAEQQAEDLVTSIDTLKLAYDKPWAMQGGSSGASQ
- a CDS encoding alpha/beta-type small acid-soluble spore protein, whose amino-acid sequence is MASRGQRRLIPESRTRLHDLKYEIAAEFGLPVYNPQYAHIHPSADSEFAAELGEFKGNANVEWRDLTSRQNGSVGGEITKRLVQSAERSLSEFGTL